A part of Leptospira congkakensis genomic DNA contains:
- the tsaD gene encoding tRNA (adenosine(37)-N6)-threonylcarbamoyltransferase complex transferase subunit TsaD: MTYGLGIESSCDETSIAIVRDGKDLLSLKIYSQIDSHSPYRGVVPEIASRAHLEKINSLLAVAMEESGIEYSDLEYVAVTSYPGLVGSLMIGAQLARCISLVYGIPIVAVNHLEAHLAVIGLELDLPPFPWLGVLLSGGNSSIYLYKDFGDLEILADTRDDSLGEAFDKVSAVLNLPYPGGPYLEAKANSYLPTKGEGNPFPKLLKEDGEDLIRFSYSGLKTAVLYYLKANSENPPVEKISYFFQKTAFELVTRNLVKAIKKTGIRTVVAAGGVLANGTLRESLEKEKERSGFDLFYPGKKIYCTDNGAMVACLGYHLWKQKFFVGLDFKVSPKRNFEQII, from the coding sequence ATGACCTACGGGTTAGGAATTGAATCCAGTTGTGATGAAACCTCCATTGCCATCGTTCGTGATGGTAAGGATCTTCTTTCCTTAAAAATTTATAGCCAAATCGATTCCCATTCTCCTTACCGGGGAGTGGTTCCTGAAATTGCTTCCAGAGCTCATTTAGAAAAAATCAATTCTCTACTCGCCGTTGCGATGGAAGAGTCTGGGATCGAATATTCTGATTTGGAGTACGTAGCAGTTACCAGTTATCCAGGGTTAGTTGGTTCTCTAATGATAGGAGCGCAGCTTGCTCGTTGTATTTCCCTGGTCTATGGAATTCCGATTGTGGCTGTCAATCATTTAGAGGCACATTTGGCTGTGATTGGTCTGGAACTGGATCTACCTCCTTTTCCTTGGCTTGGGGTTCTTTTGAGTGGAGGAAATTCGTCCATTTACCTTTACAAAGATTTTGGTGATTTAGAGATCCTTGCCGACACAAGGGACGATTCCTTAGGGGAAGCCTTTGATAAGGTCAGTGCGGTTTTAAACCTTCCCTATCCGGGGGGGCCTTATTTAGAAGCAAAAGCAAATTCTTATCTTCCCACCAAGGGAGAAGGAAATCCCTTTCCGAAACTTCTCAAAGAAGATGGCGAGGATTTGATCCGGTTTTCCTATAGTGGGTTAAAAACGGCAGTTCTCTATTACCTGAAAGCAAATTCGGAAAACCCGCCAGTGGAAAAGATTTCTTATTTTTTTCAAAAGACAGCCTTTGAACTCGTGACCCGCAATCTTGTGAAGGCGATAAAGAAAACCGGAATTCGAACGGTTGTGGCTGCGGGGGGAGTCCTTGCCAATGGGACTCTTCGGGAGAGTTTGGAAAAAGAAAAGGAAAGGTCAGGGTTCGATCTATTTTATCCTGGCAAAAAAATTTACTGCACAGATAACGGAGCGATGGTGGCATGTCTTGGATACCATCTTTGGAAACAAAAATTTTTTGTGGGGCTCGACTTTAAGGTAAGTCCCAAACGAAACTTTGAACAAATAATATGA
- a CDS encoding LA_1448 family UV-C exposure upregulated protein — protein MSKHLFFLPTFLLLSLLLSCAPKKQEIDAYDLKRVLERFAQNRIQTGLMADTKRPTPTDSALFEEACEVYRLSIPEAKEMLKKENKALYESIYGNE, from the coding sequence ATGTCGAAACATCTCTTCTTTCTCCCAACATTTTTATTACTTTCACTTCTCCTCTCTTGCGCTCCCAAAAAACAAGAAATCGACGCTTATGATCTCAAACGTGTCTTGGAGAGATTTGCACAAAATCGAATCCAAACAGGTCTTATGGCAGATACCAAAAGACCGACACCCACAGACAGTGCTCTCTTTGAAGAAGCTTGCGAGGTCTACCGACTTTCAATTCCTGAAGCAAAAGAAATGTTAAAAAAAGAAAACAAAGCCCTATACGAGTCAATTTATGGAAATGAATAA
- the lexA gene encoding transcriptional repressor LexA — protein sequence MKDLTEKQESVLQYITDTVREKGFPPTIREMGDQFGITAKGAYDHLKAIEKKGYIRTSKNQSRAIELLKGNAEEALLVRASGIPLLGQVAAGSPILAEENIEEYIAVPDGMAAKPGTFALRIKGDSMVEAGISDGDIAIIQKKDTARNGEIVVAMIENEATLKVFYKEADMIRLEPRNAKLKPIRTKKATIIGKLIGLYRIY from the coding sequence ATGAAAGACCTCACGGAGAAACAAGAATCTGTCCTGCAATACATAACGGACACAGTGCGCGAGAAGGGGTTTCCACCCACCATCCGTGAAATGGGAGACCAGTTTGGAATCACAGCCAAAGGTGCTTACGACCATCTAAAGGCCATTGAAAAAAAAGGTTATATTCGTACTTCGAAAAACCAAAGCCGAGCCATAGAACTTTTAAAAGGAAATGCCGAAGAAGCGCTCCTGGTTCGGGCTTCGGGAATTCCTTTGCTTGGCCAAGTGGCTGCCGGTTCTCCTATTTTAGCAGAAGAAAACATAGAAGAATACATTGCTGTTCCTGATGGAATGGCCGCCAAACCAGGAACCTTTGCTCTCCGAATCAAAGGGGACTCGATGGTGGAAGCGGGAATTAGCGATGGAGACATTGCCATCATCCAAAAAAAGGATACAGCAAGGAATGGGGAAATTGTCGTGGCGATGATTGAAAACGAAGCCACTCTCAAGGTTTTTTACAAGGAAGCAGATATGATCCGTTTGGAACCAAGAAATGCAAAATTAAAACCCATCCGTACCAAAAAGGCTACCATAATCGGGAAACTAATCGGTCTCTACCGCATTTACTGA
- a CDS encoding STAS domain-containing protein has translation MFQYEIKRENEKANVLLEGSLSLRDTPKLKADIKILIDTPEIKELVFDFKNLSYLDSSGIGILLHTYSWTKEKNKLVRIIHLSDEVRTIFTVANLLDIFQLKEET, from the coding sequence ATGTTTCAGTATGAAATCAAACGAGAAAATGAAAAGGCCAATGTCCTTCTGGAAGGATCCTTATCCCTCCGAGACACACCTAAACTAAAAGCAGATATCAAAATCTTAATTGATACACCGGAAATAAAGGAACTCGTTTTCGATTTTAAAAATTTGAGTTACCTGGATTCTTCAGGGATTGGAATCCTTCTTCATACCTATAGTTGGACCAAAGAAAAAAACAAATTGGTTCGAATCATCCATCTTTCCGACGAAGTCCGAACCATATTTACCGTTGCCAACCTACTGGATATTTTCCAACTGAAAGAAGAAACTTAA
- a CDS encoding S41 family peptidase — protein sequence MKVSERLVWGSITVCLATVIFFVSSEKVKAISADGEKYLQILHEVVSYIENDYVDPQEEKKIYTGAILGALQSLGDPHTRFLDTDEFGELQNETKGSFGGIGVEISFQENAFIIVAPIEGTPAWKAGLQPQDKIIEINGRSTKSVSLSESIGMMRGEVGSSISMKIERKGIKDPFVVNLVRELIQIRYVRSHYLPETETGYIKLVQFMGKETTAKEFASAVSAMKEAGAKKLIIDLRMNPGGLLDLAIDLADLFLPPEADIVSVKGRGGVLVKSYKAGKKDKKFLEIPIAILVNGGSASASEILAGALKDNKRAIVVGTQSFGKGSVQSIFPLSGGTGVAITIQKYYTPSGVSIHGKGITPDHIINPIAASEDEKYALEKLFKKNLIRPFLETHPEYNEAALNDFAAILKKENLTISDSVTRIFLFNEMRAGSSNSKPRLDLDTQLAEAIRILK from the coding sequence ATTAAAGTATCCGAACGTCTAGTTTGGGGTAGTATTACCGTTTGTTTGGCGACCGTTATTTTTTTTGTTAGTTCAGAGAAAGTAAAAGCAATCTCCGCCGATGGGGAAAAATACTTACAGATTTTACATGAAGTGGTTTCCTATATTGAAAATGATTATGTGGATCCACAAGAAGAGAAAAAAATCTATACTGGTGCCATTCTTGGCGCCTTACAAAGTCTAGGTGATCCACACACAAGGTTTTTAGACACAGACGAATTTGGTGAATTACAAAATGAAACCAAAGGAAGTTTTGGTGGGATCGGCGTAGAGATTAGTTTCCAAGAAAATGCATTTATCATTGTGGCTCCTATTGAAGGAACACCAGCTTGGAAGGCTGGTCTCCAACCCCAAGACAAAATCATCGAAATCAATGGCAGAAGTACAAAGTCTGTTTCTCTCTCAGAATCAATTGGAATGATGCGTGGAGAAGTGGGTTCCTCTATTTCTATGAAAATAGAAAGGAAAGGAATCAAAGATCCTTTTGTTGTGAATTTGGTTAGGGAACTCATCCAAATTCGATATGTAAGATCGCATTACCTTCCTGAAACAGAAACCGGTTATATCAAACTGGTTCAGTTTATGGGGAAAGAAACCACCGCAAAAGAATTTGCTTCGGCTGTATCTGCCATGAAAGAAGCAGGGGCAAAAAAACTAATCATCGATTTGCGAATGAATCCCGGTGGACTTTTGGATTTAGCCATTGATCTTGCCGATTTGTTTTTACCACCAGAGGCGGACATTGTGTCCGTCAAAGGACGTGGTGGTGTTCTTGTAAAAAGTTATAAAGCTGGTAAAAAAGATAAAAAGTTTTTAGAGATTCCGATTGCGATTTTGGTAAACGGAGGATCTGCTAGTGCTTCTGAAATTTTAGCTGGTGCGTTAAAAGACAACAAACGTGCGATTGTTGTGGGAACCCAAAGTTTTGGAAAGGGAAGTGTTCAGTCCATTTTCCCTTTATCTGGTGGGACAGGTGTTGCCATCACCATCCAAAAATACTACACTCCATCTGGAGTTTCCATTCATGGAAAAGGAATCACTCCTGATCATATTATAAATCCCATTGCTGCGAGCGAAGATGAGAAATATGCTTTGGAAAAACTTTTTAAAAAGAATTTGATCCGACCATTTTTAGAAACACATCCAGAATACAACGAAGCGGCTCTGAATGATTTTGCGGCTATCCTCAAAAAAGAAAATCTAACCATTTCCGATTCAGTGACTCGCATTTTTTTATTCAATGAAATGAGAGCCGGCTCTTCCAATTCCAAACCTCGGTTGGATTTAGATACCCAACTTGCGGAAGCCATTCGTATTTTGAAATAA
- a CDS encoding inorganic pyrophosphatase, which produces MKPNYYVAHPWHGLELGPKAPDELDVFIELTPQDTVKYEIDKASGFIRVDRPQKYSNRSPTLYGFIPRTFSGEASGKHCSEVVGRPDIIGDGDPIDICVLSVNPITHGNMILTVIPIGGLRMIDKGEADDKIVAVLKGDEVFGEIKDISEVPKALINKLHHYFLTYKLDPNSPSTGTVEITEVYDRKEAIKVIQFGIEDYIKKFVTV; this is translated from the coding sequence ATGAAACCGAATTATTACGTAGCACACCCTTGGCATGGACTCGAGCTTGGACCAAAGGCTCCCGATGAATTAGATGTATTCATTGAACTCACACCACAAGACACAGTAAAATATGAAATCGATAAAGCTTCTGGTTTCATCCGAGTGGACAGACCTCAAAAGTATAGCAACCGTTCGCCGACTCTCTATGGGTTTATTCCTAGAACATTTTCTGGAGAAGCTTCTGGAAAACATTGTTCGGAAGTAGTGGGAAGACCAGACATCATTGGTGATGGGGATCCTATCGACATTTGTGTTCTCAGTGTAAATCCAATCACTCATGGGAATATGATATTAACGGTGATTCCTATTGGTGGCCTGCGAATGATCGATAAAGGCGAAGCGGATGATAAAATTGTGGCAGTTCTAAAAGGGGACGAAGTGTTCGGGGAAATCAAAGATATCTCCGAAGTGCCGAAAGCACTTATCAATAAACTACACCATTATTTTTTAACTTATAAGTTAGATCCTAACTCCCCTTCTACCGGGACAGTTGAAATCACAGAAGTGTATGATCGTAAAGAAGCCATCAAAGTGATTCAGTTTGGGATCGAAGATTATATAAAGAAATTTGTAACTGTATGA
- a CDS encoding TolC family protein — protein MKLNRKFLLFSLLGIHSFSVFPKEKAVYELHSKDELFFLGEDSRAQDSKEKWNLDELEDFAVTSNPLYLREKQNIGMARGDVITASLYYNPIVNMQQQFMGASANAATGKPETSLIYNQPFDMSGVIPQREKVAKQEFLGTIASFRDFDRLFRLRLRQNFWTYLYVTEQINYQKEFLENYQDLLDLTKLRAEKGDISFLEYDRLALERVQIEREYRNARILRAQVVKNLRVLIGISDINSPLTIKGRLEFFSTREFGIEINDFDIEDRPDLVALKIRQQRERMNIELKKREIIPPLTLGVEFLNKGNENVTGIYAATPLPLFDRKQGEILKSEESYKKLGFDVDAKRNEIISEISAAIKELQARESQLLDYQKMGLLEKNKEVQEKSRLAYIRGASNLVTFLEAEKNYLSVLRSYYEIIYLYYNALEGYKASIGKMDSSEF, from the coding sequence ATGAAGCTGAATCGGAAGTTTTTACTTTTTTCCCTTTTGGGAATCCATTCATTCTCTGTTTTTCCAAAAGAAAAAGCAGTGTATGAACTCCATTCGAAAGATGAATTGTTTTTTCTCGGTGAAGATTCTCGTGCCCAAGATTCGAAAGAAAAATGGAACTTGGATGAGTTGGAAGATTTTGCTGTAACAAGTAACCCTCTGTATCTTCGTGAAAAACAAAACATTGGTATGGCAAGAGGCGACGTTATTACCGCAAGTTTGTATTATAATCCAATCGTGAATATGCAACAGCAGTTTATGGGTGCTTCTGCCAATGCCGCAACTGGGAAACCTGAAACTTCACTTATCTACAACCAACCGTTTGATATGAGTGGAGTCATTCCACAAAGAGAAAAGGTCGCAAAACAAGAGTTTCTCGGAACAATTGCTAGTTTTCGAGACTTTGACAGGTTGTTTCGTCTTCGTCTTCGTCAAAATTTTTGGACTTATCTTTACGTTACGGAACAGATCAATTACCAAAAAGAATTTTTGGAAAACTACCAAGACCTTTTGGATTTGACCAAACTCAGAGCAGAAAAAGGTGATATTTCCTTTTTGGAATATGATCGTTTGGCTTTGGAGCGGGTTCAAATTGAACGTGAGTATCGGAATGCAAGGATCCTGCGCGCGCAAGTGGTAAAAAACTTACGAGTTTTGATTGGAATCTCCGATATCAATTCTCCTTTGACGATCAAAGGAAGGTTGGAATTTTTTTCCACTCGTGAGTTTGGAATTGAAATCAACGATTTTGATATTGAAGATCGACCTGACTTAGTAGCGCTAAAAATTCGCCAACAAAGAGAAAGAATGAATATTGAATTAAAGAAACGAGAAATCATTCCTCCTTTAACCTTGGGTGTCGAATTTTTAAATAAAGGAAATGAAAACGTAACGGGTATCTATGCCGCGACACCACTTCCTTTGTTTGATCGTAAACAAGGGGAGATTTTAAAATCAGAAGAATCTTATAAAAAATTAGGATTTGATGTAGATGCCAAACGGAACGAAATCATTTCTGAAATTTCAGCGGCTATTAAGGAATTGCAAGCGAGAGAATCTCAGTTACTTGATTACCAAAAGATGGGTCTTTTGGAAAAAAACAAAGAAGTCCAAGAGAAGTCGAGGCTTGCATACATTCGTGGGGCTTCTAACTTAGTAACTTTTTTAGAGGCGGAGAAAAACTATCTCAGTGTTCTTCGTAGTTATTATGAAATCATTTATCTCTATTATAATGCTTTGGAAGGATACAAAGCTTCTATCGGAAAGATGGATAGCTCGGAGTTTTAA
- a CDS encoding efflux RND transporter periplasmic adaptor subunit, translated as MKTNFNFKNIRSLSILVLVGSLAYFGYSKFFGAGKKTEALTDDKSKFIISQEIQKNHPFSLVYLEEKALEEELQLPGTVSYDMNSVAKVGSRVSGRIVQVYVKEGEHVKKSTALASIQSVELGTTEANYLKARARLEALKVQADRAKDLYERKVTSAKEYEMSLMDYKSVKAEMETSRNALENLGLNESEIANLEAGKYNSKNLYIRTPISGTVTEREAIIGQAVNARDNLFTVADLSVLWINLEVYEKDLASIRVGNEAKVIPIGSKDDSLKAVVSHVGDVIDPIKKTAEIRLEVRNSKGRLRPGQSVTATVVGAMVESSVNKAKVIPADCIHKIEGENFIFVRNTDGSFSAKKVGVGKTYDHWVEVTTGVESGEAIVEEGSFVLKSEYLKL; from the coding sequence ATGAAAACAAATTTCAATTTTAAGAATATTAGATCTCTCAGTATTCTCGTGCTCGTGGGAAGTTTAGCTTATTTTGGTTATTCCAAATTTTTTGGGGCTGGTAAAAAAACGGAAGCTTTGACGGATGATAAATCCAAATTTATTATTTCTCAAGAAATCCAAAAGAACCATCCATTTTCTCTGGTGTATTTGGAGGAAAAAGCTTTAGAGGAAGAACTCCAACTTCCTGGAACTGTATCTTATGACATGAACAGTGTGGCAAAGGTTGGTTCTCGTGTGAGCGGACGAATTGTACAGGTGTATGTAAAGGAAGGGGAACATGTCAAAAAAAGTACAGCACTTGCATCCATCCAATCGGTAGAACTCGGAACCACAGAAGCCAATTATCTAAAAGCTAGGGCAAGACTCGAAGCATTAAAAGTCCAAGCCGACAGAGCAAAAGATCTTTATGAAAGAAAAGTAACCTCTGCTAAAGAATATGAAATGTCTCTAATGGATTATAAATCTGTAAAAGCAGAAATGGAAACATCTCGTAACGCATTGGAAAATCTTGGATTAAACGAATCGGAAATTGCAAACTTAGAAGCGGGTAAATACAATTCTAAAAACCTATACATCCGAACACCAATTTCTGGAACCGTAACTGAAAGAGAAGCCATCATTGGTCAAGCCGTGAATGCACGTGATAATCTTTTTACCGTAGCTGATTTGAGTGTATTGTGGATTAATTTAGAAGTTTATGAAAAAGATTTAGCATCCATTCGAGTGGGGAACGAAGCGAAGGTAATCCCAATTGGATCAAAAGATGATTCATTAAAGGCAGTGGTCTCTCATGTGGGTGATGTGATAGATCCGATTAAAAAAACAGCAGAGATTCGTTTAGAAGTTAGAAACTCAAAAGGTAGGCTTCGTCCCGGTCAAAGTGTAACAGCAACCGTTGTTGGTGCGATGGTGGAATCATCAGTAAACAAAGCAAAGGTGATACCTGCTGATTGTATCCATAAAATAGAAGGTGAAAATTTTATCTTTGTTCGTAACACTGATGGATCTTTTTCTGCTAAAAAAGTGGGTGTAGGAAAAACTTACGACCACTGGGTTGAGGTTACCACTGGTGTAGAATCTGGGGAAGCCATTGTCGAAGAAGGAAGTTTTGTTTTAAAAAGTGAGTATTTAAAATTATAA
- a CDS encoding CDP-alcohol phosphatidyltransferase family protein, whose amino-acid sequence MKLKLTWIPNTLTLGNLTLGFVSMLLVAETNPTQTNSHELYSLAGVFIILAALFDGFDGMAARALNCTSELGADLDSLADLTTFGIAPGFLSYKMFFYDIKLDIFDKPDYFPLGMFIAALYPICAAYRLARFNVAHDPKSFNGLPSPVAGVVIGIFPLVFSVSQVPVWTAVLFFVITALLMVSTLRYSKPQVAIRGLFSWKKLGISIIGLGLLLLAIGFYRWPYVMYGAVGFYVFSGIVSFLIQTIQDYRV is encoded by the coding sequence ATGAAACTAAAACTGACCTGGATTCCGAATACTCTCACTCTTGGAAATTTAACTTTAGGGTTTGTTTCGATGCTTCTTGTAGCAGAAACCAATCCAACACAAACCAACTCCCATGAACTTTACTCGTTAGCGGGAGTATTTATCATCTTAGCCGCGTTATTCGATGGTTTTGATGGAATGGCGGCGCGTGCTCTCAACTGTACAAGTGAACTTGGTGCGGACTTGGACAGTCTTGCTGACCTTACGACCTTTGGAATTGCCCCAGGTTTTTTATCATACAAAATGTTCTTTTATGATATCAAACTAGATATCTTTGACAAACCTGATTATTTTCCTTTAGGGATGTTCATTGCAGCTCTTTACCCAATTTGTGCAGCTTACAGGTTGGCTCGTTTCAATGTAGCACATGATCCAAAATCTTTTAACGGACTTCCATCTCCTGTGGCTGGGGTTGTGATTGGAATTTTTCCTTTGGTGTTTTCTGTATCACAAGTTCCTGTTTGGACAGCGGTTTTATTTTTTGTGATCACTGCTCTTCTTATGGTTTCGACTCTTCGTTATAGCAAACCACAAGTGGCAATCCGAGGACTCTTCTCTTGGAAAAAATTAGGGATCAGTATCATCGGGCTTGGACTTTTGTTACTCGCCATTGGATTTTACAGATGGCCTTATGTGATGTATGGTGCTGTGGGATTTTATGTATTTTCTGGAATTGTTTCCTTTCTCATCCAGACCATCCAGGACTATCGAGTTTAA